Below is a genomic region from Azoarcus sp. KH32C.
CGATGCCGAAGCCTTGGCGAATGGTCTGTCCCGGTCCATAGAGATTCGACGGGCGGAGGATCGTGGCGCGGGACGAGAATTGTGCGGTCCAGGCTGAGATGAAGTGCTCGGCGGCGGCCTTGCCCGCGCCGTAATAGGACTTGGGGCGGATGATGTGGTGCTCGGTGGCAGGGTCGGCGCCGGCGTCGCCGTACAGGGTGCCTCCCGAGGAGAGGTACAGGAGTTCGCAATCTGGGTGGTCCTGCAGGGCCTGCAGTAGCGCGAGCGTCGTGCGGAGATTGGTGTCGAGTTCTTGGAGGGGGTTGCCGGCGCTGCTGCCCGGTGTCGAAGCGGAGGCGCAATGGACGACGGCGCGGCATTCGGGTAGCCAGCGCGCGAATTGTTCCGGGTTGTCGAAGGTGTCGTCGATGGAGGTGATCTTGCCTGCGGTGGCGACAGGATGGTGTCCGACGGCGATCAGCGGGACGTTCGCTTCGCTGAGTGCGCGGGTCAGTGCGTTGCCGACGAAACCGCCGGCGCCGAGCAGCAGGATGGTGTCCTTCATGCCTTGGTGTCCTGCAGCAAGTTTCGATAGAGCGTGATGTAACGGGTGGCGCAGTCGTCCCAAGTGCCGATCTCGCGTGCAGCCCATTGCCGTGCCGTCTCGCCGGCCTGCCGGTTTGCTTCGGGCCGTTCCAGGGCGTCGAGCGCCGCGGCGACGTCCTGCGGGGCGTCGCAGAGCCAGCCGGTCTCGCGGTGGAAGACGATGTTCTCGTGCGCGGGCAGGCGCGAGGCGATGATCGGGAGACCTGCGGCCATCGCTTCGAGCATGACCTGCGGGCGGCCTTCGGCGTGCTGGCTGAGGGTGATCAGGCCGTGTGCGCCGGGGAACCAGTCATGCATCAGTTGGGCCGGCGAGGCGGGGCCGTGGTAGTGCACCCAGGCCGGCAGTTCGATCTCCTCCTGCATCGGACCGAAGAGGTGCAACTCGCGTGTGCCGTCGCGAAAATGCGGTTCGCACCACTCGAACAAAGGCCCCAGTTTGCCGCGCGTCAGCCGCGTGACGGCGAGCCATTTCGCGGGGCCGGTCGGGGCGAAGCTGCGGTCGATTGCAAACCAGCCGGGGTCGATGCCGAAGGGGACGAAGCGGACAGTTGCGAAATCACCGAATCGTTTCGTGAGTTCGGGAATCATCCATTCCGCATTGGGGCAGATGGTCACGGCACGGCCGCGCATCGCGCGCTTGAGGAGCGTCGCCATCAGTGGCAGCTTGAGCAACTGCATGTCGGTCCCGAGCACCGTGATCAAGGCCGGGCGTCCATTCGCCGGCAGGGGCAGGGCGTTCTGGAGCCAGTTGATGTGATAGACATCGACCTTGCGGCTGCGAGCATAGGTGCTGTGCAAGAACTGGAGGAGCCGCAGAGCGTGGGCCACGCCTTGCGCGGTGCTGTTGCGCAGCAGGTGGGCGATACCCCCCTTCTGCATCAATGCTGCGAGCCAGGCCGACTCGGACGGCGTGGCGGCGACGCGCACAGCGGGATGCGATTCGCCCGGCGGAGCCCACAGTCGCAGCGCGAGGTCGTCTCGCCGGGCGAGCGCGTCGGAGAGGTGGCGGATGAAGAGGCCACGCCAGTCGGTGAGCGTCGACGGATACGAGGTGCTCACCATTAACACGTCGAGAGGTGCGGCTTGATTGATCGGCGCAGGCATCACTTTGTCGAATGGACGCGCACCGATCGGCACGGTCTGGGATCGGGTTTCAAGAGTAGATTGAGGCTTGTTAACTAGCAATTACATCATGTAGATGGTATTTCCACCAAGGAGCGATCTGTAATCGGCGGGATGGAATGCAGTTTTCACGCCATGCGGGTCGGATTTTCGGTTGCGAGGCGAGGAGTCCGCCGCGACGAGTGGCTCATCCGCGACAAGGTCCGTCGAAGGCCCGGGTGTTCGGCGTGCAGTGCGGCGAGTAGCCGTTGGCCATTCCACGGAGTGCAAGCTGGTCCATAGAGTTGCCGATCGAGCGCTCCAAGCTCCGTCCGAGTAGCCTGTCCTCCAAGGTGCTGGGCGATTGCGAGCAGGCTTGCGGGGGCCGGTGGGAGGCCTTTGCCGCGCCATTGGAGCAGGGCGGCTCGGGCGGCGAGCGGATCATTATTGCGGCATGCACGTCGGAAGTGGAAGTACGGCGTATTGCGGCGGAGCCAGATGAGTGCCGCGGCCATTGCCAGTAGTGCCAGTCCCGCGAAGGTCGTGATGAGTGCAGGGCCGCTGGCTGGCGCGTTCACCGGGGCAGCGGAAGGGGCCAGGGGGGGTGAAACTGGGGGCGCGGATGATATTGCTTGGGCGCTCACGTCGATAGCGGGCGAGGCCGCGGTGGCGGGGCTTGTCATGGCCATGATCGTGCGTGCAGGAAGATCGGCATGGCGCGCTGCATTGTTGAGGGTGTCCCACCATGCCAGCCTCAGAGCGGGGATGGTGAGATCGCCGCTCTGCCGCGGCACCATCAGCCAGGTCTGCTCGCGCGTGCCAATAATCCCGCCCTCGTCCTCACGCTCTTCGAGGCGCGGCGGTTCGGGATGCACGGAGAAGCCTTCGGCATCCGGTTGCAGCGCGGGCAGCTGCGCGGCGGACAAGCCTCTCGCCTCGATACGGATGGTGCGCCGTAATGCTTGTCCGGGCTTCAGCGGGAGCCCGGCGGGTTGCCACGATTCGGTCAGCGTCAGCGTGCGTGCCGGCAGCCAGTCCTCGCCCCGTCGATCGAAGGGGATTGCCCGTACGGCGAGCGTCAAAGGCGGCGCATCGATACGTCGCTCGGCGGATTTGCCGGTGCTGTTGGCCTGGATGCTGACATGGCCGTCGGTTAGCGGCAGCGGCCCGCTGGCGAAAGGGAGGATCAGGTAGCGGCGTTCCGTGACGCGGTAGCGTCTGCCGGCGCGGGTGACTTCGTCCACCTTTTCGCCTGCGCTGGCGCGGATCTCGGCGAAGGCCGAGCGTGGAGCGTGGAAGGCGAGTTCGCGCGTGCTTACGGCTTGGTAGAGACGCAGGGTGTAGATCGCTTGCGCTTGAACGTAGACCGTGTCGGGTTCCAGTTGCGCCTCGATCCAGAGGTCGGCATTCGCACCATCACTTGCCATCGCCCGTCCGACGGCGAGGATCAGCGCGATGGCGCACGCGAGCCGCGCCATGGCAAGGGCGGTCCAGTGAGGACGGGCGGCATCTCGCAGTCGCATCACCATGGGCGCGACACCTCCCCGCTTTGGCGGCGGCGATGTTCGAGTTCGAGCTTGCGCCGCAGCAGCCCCGCTGGTTCGTCCGGCACGCGGCGCAGCCATTGTTCGGCGAGGCGTTGGGCTTCCTGTTCGTGATCGCTGCGCGCGGCGTTCTGCTCGGCTGCGGACGGCGCAGGCGGCGGAGGGGGTGCCTTGCCCTTGCCTCCGCCTGCAGCAGGTGGCGGCGGGGGCGGTATCAGCCTTTGCACCACATCGCGGTTGTGTCGGATATCAGGGTCGTTCGGGCGTTGCCGCAGCGCAGTTTCGAACGCTTGCAAGGCTTCTTGCAGGCGCTCCTCGTGCGCCAGCGCATTGCCGCGGTTGTACAGGGAGTCGGCATCGTCGAACGGCTCGAGCAGGGATGCGGCTTCCGCATAGCGACCGGCGCGATAGTAGGCGACGGCTTTCCAGCGGGGATCGGCGAACTGTCGGGCTGCGGCTGCGGCGTCTCCGTCTTGCAGCACGAGCGGCGCACGCTGGTCGGGACGGCGGCGCCATCCGGTGAGGTCCATCGCGTCGGCGGAGGAGAAGGGGCACACCACGGCAACGGCGAGGAGGATGAGCAGGCCGCGCCGGAACGCCAGGGCGGCGAGCGGCAGGATGAGTGGCAACAGCCATGGTCCCAGTTCCTGAGGTGTCGCCGCGTGTGCCCGGGTTGCCCGGGTACCGTGGCCGGTGGCGAGATCGGTGGCAATGAGGCTTGCAGCCGCGCTGGCATCGGCGAGGGCGACGTAGCGTCCCCCTGTTGCGCGGATCGAGTCGGTCAAGGGCGACGCGGCGGCGCTCCCATTGTCGGTCGGGCCGGTGTGCAGCAGCGAGACGCGGACGCCGTCGCGGTGCAGCGCCTCAAGAACTTCGAGGGCTTCGGCGGAGGCGACGGTATGCGACGTGAACCAGACGACGTCGCGCCCGTCCGCTCCGGACTTGGACAGGGTTTTTTGGGCGAGGCGCAGGGCGCGCTCAGGGCGGTCGCCAGCGAGCGGCAGCAGTCCCGGCGACAATTCCGGGACCAGCAATCGCAGCGTTGCCGCGTCGGTGGTCGGGGGCGCCGCGAGGTAGGGTTCCTCGCCATACACCACGAGCGCCGTTTGCCCGTCCGGCAACTGGCCGAGCAGTTCGAGCAAGGCGATGCGCATGGCCTCGTCGGTCGCGGGCGCGTCGAGCTCGGCGGCCGGCGGAGAAAGGCCGACCAGCAGCACGCGCACGGCATCGCTGCGCAGGGCAATCGCGTTCTTGCCCGGGACCGCGGGGCCCGCCAGCGCAAGCACCGCGAGCATCAGGCCGACGGTCGTGGCGATCCGCGTGCTGCGGTGCCGGTCGGGCAGACGTGGTATCGCCACATGCGGGAGTAGCGCGGGATCGACGACGCCTTCCCAGTTGCCATGCTCGGGCGTCCGGTGGCGAGCGAGGTGCCAGAGTAGGATCCCCAGCGGCAGCAGGGCGAGCAGCCACCAGGGGCGCAGCAGCGTCAGTTCTGCGAACAGCTTCGCCACGTCGGTCATCGCCGTGCTCCGGTGCGGCGACGCAGGGCGATCAGCGTGGCGAGAACCAGCGCAGCGGCCAGCGGCCAGGGATACAGCTCCTGTGCCGGTCGGCCGTCCGCGTGCCCGAGATCGGTCGGTTCGAGATCGTCGATCAGGCGATAGAACGCCGACAGGCCTGCGGCGTCGGTGGCGCGCCGGTAGGAGCCGCCCGTCCTGCCGGCAAGCTCGCGCAGGGAATCTTCATCGAGGTCGGCCGAAGGATTGGTCTCGCGCGGCCCGTCCGCCATAGCCACCTGCGTGCGTTCTGCGCCGATGCCCACGACATGGATGCGCAGTCCCTCGCGTTGCGCGATCCAGCCCGCCTGTGTCGGCGTCAGTTGCCCCGCGGTGTTGGCGCCGTCCGTCAACAGCACCAGTACGCGGGCGTTGCCGCCGAACTCCCGAAGACGCGTGGCGGCGAGCGCGATGGCGTCTCCGAGCGCCGTTTCGCGGCCCGCGAGGCCGATCGCGACGTCGTCGAGCGCGGCGCGAACGGCGTCCAGATCGAAGGTGAGCGGCGTATGCAGGTAGGCCTGTTTGCCGAACACGATCAGGCCGACGCGATCGCCGTCGCGGCGCGACAGGAAGTCCTGCGCGAGGCGGCGCGCGACGGTCAGGCGCTCGGTGGGCCGGCCGTCGACGCCAAGGTCGGCCGTCGCCATGCTGGCCGAGATGTCCAGCGCGAGCATCAGGTCGCGGCCGGTTGCCGGCAGGTCATGCGGATCGGCGGGGGCGAGCGGCCGGGCTGCTGCCAGCACGAGCAGCATCCAGGCTGTGCTGGCGAGCCATAGGTCGATGCCGACCCTTCGGCGTGTCCGGGCGGGACCGGGCAGGGCGGCCTGGTTGGGGGAAGGCAGCACGAATGCGTCGAGCGAGGGTACGCGCAGGACGGCGCCCGGATCTGTCGCCGGCAGGCACCGGCGAACGAGCCAAGGGAGCGGCAATAGCGCCAGCAGCCAGGGCCACAAGAAGCTCATGGCGCGTTGTGCTCCAACCACTGGCGGGCGAGCGCCACGAGTGGCTCGGCGTCGTGCTCGCGCCACCCGCGGACAGCGTCGGTGCGCCGATACGGCAAGTCTTCCAGCACCGCTCC
It encodes:
- a CDS encoding NAD-dependent epimerase/dehydratase family protein, with protein sequence MKDTILLLGAGGFVGNALTRALSEANVPLIAVGHHPVATAGKITSIDDTFDNPEQFARWLPECRAVVHCASASTPGSSAGNPLQELDTNLRTTLALLQALQDHPDCELLYLSSGGTLYGDAGADPATEHHIIRPKSYYGAGKAAAEHFISAWTAQFSSRATILRPSNLYGPGQTIRQGFGIVPTALDAAMKGTPLPIWGDGSTVRDYLYIVDFIRLCLDILAAPMPAGTQIMNAASGHGVSLNELLAHIETVTGKPMTRHYQPGRSVDVSRIVLSPERAQHRYGWSATTSLPTGLERTWAWYSAQ
- a CDS encoding glycosyltransferase family 4 protein codes for the protein MVSTSYPSTLTDWRGLFIRHLSDALARRDDLALRLWAPPGESHPAVRVAATPSESAWLAALMQKGGIAHLLRNSTAQGVAHALRLLQFLHSTYARSRKVDVYHINWLQNALPLPANGRPALITVLGTDMQLLKLPLMATLLKRAMRGRAVTICPNAEWMIPELTKRFGDFATVRFVPFGIDPGWFAIDRSFAPTGPAKWLAVTRLTRGKLGPLFEWCEPHFRDGTRELHLFGPMQEEIELPAWVHYHGPASPAQLMHDWFPGAHGLITLSQHAEGRPQVMLEAMAAGLPIIASRLPAHENIVFHRETGWLCDAPQDVAAALDALERPEANRQAGETARQWAAREIGTWDDCATRYITLYRNLLQDTKA
- a CDS encoding BatD family protein; translated protein: MVMRLRDAARPHWTALAMARLACAIALILAVGRAMASDGANADLWIEAQLEPDTVYVQAQAIYTLRLYQAVSTRELAFHAPRSAFAEIRASAGEKVDEVTRAGRRYRVTERRYLILPFASGPLPLTDGHVSIQANSTGKSAERRIDAPPLTLAVRAIPFDRRGEDWLPARTLTLTESWQPAGLPLKPGQALRRTIRIEARGLSAAQLPALQPDAEGFSVHPEPPRLEEREDEGGIIGTREQTWLMVPRQSGDLTIPALRLAWWDTLNNAARHADLPARTIMAMTSPATAASPAIDVSAQAISSAPPVSPPLAPSAAPVNAPASGPALITTFAGLALLAMAAALIWLRRNTPYFHFRRACRNNDPLAARAALLQWRGKGLPPAPASLLAIAQHLGGQATRTELGALDRQLYGPACTPWNGQRLLAALHAEHPGLRRTLSRMSHSSRRTPRLATENPTRMA
- a CDS encoding tetratricopeptide repeat protein, with amino-acid sequence MTDVAKLFAELTLLRPWWLLALLPLGILLWHLARHRTPEHGNWEGVVDPALLPHVAIPRLPDRHRSTRIATTVGLMLAVLALAGPAVPGKNAIALRSDAVRVLLVGLSPPAAELDAPATDEAMRIALLELLGQLPDGQTALVVYGEEPYLAAPPTTDAATLRLLVPELSPGLLPLAGDRPERALRLAQKTLSKSGADGRDVVWFTSHTVASAEALEVLEALHRDGVRVSLLHTGPTDNGSAAASPLTDSIRATGGRYVALADASAAASLIATDLATGHGTRATRAHAATPQELGPWLLPLILPLAALAFRRGLLILLAVAVVCPFSSADAMDLTGWRRRPDQRAPLVLQDGDAAAAARQFADPRWKAVAYYRAGRYAEAASLLEPFDDADSLYNRGNALAHEERLQEALQAFETALRQRPNDPDIRHNRDVVQRLIPPPPPPAAGGGKGKAPPPPPAPSAAEQNAARSDHEQEAQRLAEQWLRRVPDEPAGLLRRKLELEHRRRQSGEVSRPW
- a CDS encoding VWA domain-containing protein, yielding MSFLWPWLLALLPLPWLVRRCLPATDPGAVLRVPSLDAFVLPSPNQAALPGPARTRRRVGIDLWLASTAWMLLVLAAARPLAPADPHDLPATGRDLMLALDISASMATADLGVDGRPTERLTVARRLAQDFLSRRDGDRVGLIVFGKQAYLHTPLTFDLDAVRAALDDVAIGLAGRETALGDAIALAATRLREFGGNARVLVLLTDGANTAGQLTPTQAGWIAQREGLRIHVVGIGAERTQVAMADGPRETNPSADLDEDSLRELAGRTGGSYRRATDAAGLSAFYRLIDDLEPTDLGHADGRPAQELYPWPLAAALVLATLIALRRRTGARR